In one window of Sandaracinaceae bacterium DNA:
- a CDS encoding DUF3857 domain-containing protein, which produces MNAVIARPTRPSHVLTESAPRMRPSLLRLRSSSTVALAALLLVAGCGGSGGGRSTLPEAQPPAPLPIEAVRAAAAAAPDDPARQLALLDAELHDEGGDPATWDALAERVLLLSEGDPRAHLMIARVGYLHAAPANAAEHYLRAIEAAQRTPGASAIAEVAASGLGDLGGLAPNMSTTVAERVRTILENPGHIGGAAVSSLTGILLTFAYRTGDVALVRSLATRLGCITSYRVAGPFGPEAMTGFDRTYPAAGVGPMADRYDLGARRGEQPTRTLETRGCVASLAEGAGRSGPGTTYAEAVVEIPRSGDYWLLTDIGAAYEVSVDGRRVARVDRRSEMSARLRFERVRLDAGRHEVEVRVTARGTNPAIMVALMGDDGLAPAAEAPATTYEPALPSGTAASELSGLSLWVAVRQALDRGDGVGAREYAARMGQRPGAAMQALAIQVAQNDPFLADQQRQTRVLGLVRALAARDAAMWNAALQDARQAAGEGRDQEALATARQMHERWPNIAPVTMFLIELVVQRGWDGEADGLIQEAIAAIPGACSPLYQVLSGAERRGVAREIDAAVEAIVACDATSSARYQRRMAQRRWAEARTEVERLSAFEPPQARGLLIGYHLELARATSDERRTNELLQELRALTPRDVTVVQELGDRQYASGHRADALRTFEDALEHDRPAMFSLVYPRRALFARDELAEFRIDGAQTLRDFEASGRTYSDPSVLVLDYMAVRAFEDGSRLSLTHNIWKMQSEEAVDEFGEFEPPNGAYLLRLQTVKADGTRLEPDLIEGKDTISMPNLQVGDYVEFEYIQYVPPSGAYPNGMVGGRFMFQGFEKPYDRSELVVVVPTSMGELVVDPRGPAPQTQREVRGDVQVYRWRVNESRPLVAENHSISAYEFLPSIGWGIGASWEELFAMMNDELSDKDIVDPAARRLARRIVQGQETVRGRAMAVYHWVTENVESTQGGLFDQAAMMLAGRRGNRTRVMRYLLRLADVPADVVLVRGFGGDQTRSPLPDTDTYDDVLLRIGSGAETIYTTAVARGLSFGYIPPHLGGQDAVVLTATAERVTVPRAPLEQDRSAVDAVVQLMPTGGATIQVRETYVAASAASWRENLRAVPAAELRERFEEGYVAHIVPGARITALRITGREDPEAPLVLEYTFEVPALGRIQGDQWRLPPLFGIRLASRFAETPTRQTTQIIGPIATDVRMRVIAPRGAPAPTPGADANLTGAGGSEVRVASTVEGNATTVTTRVRVPLSRVAPGDYTAFADFCRRADDALSRELSIPLR; this is translated from the coding sequence ATGAACGCCGTGATCGCCCGCCCCACGCGCCCCTCCCACGTCCTCACCGAGAGTGCTCCCCGCATGCGTCCATCGCTCCTGCGCCTCCGTTCTTCGTCCACCGTCGCGCTCGCGGCGCTGCTGCTGGTCGCTGGCTGCGGCGGGTCCGGCGGCGGCCGCAGCACCCTCCCCGAAGCGCAGCCCCCGGCACCCCTCCCCATCGAGGCGGTCCGCGCCGCGGCCGCGGCAGCCCCGGACGACCCTGCGCGTCAGCTTGCGCTACTGGACGCCGAGCTGCACGACGAGGGCGGCGACCCGGCCACCTGGGACGCGCTCGCCGAGCGCGTGCTCTTGCTGTCCGAAGGCGACCCCCGCGCGCACCTGATGATCGCGCGCGTCGGCTACCTGCACGCGGCGCCCGCGAACGCCGCCGAGCACTACCTGCGTGCCATCGAAGCTGCGCAGCGCACGCCGGGCGCGTCGGCCATCGCCGAGGTGGCCGCCAGCGGCCTGGGAGATCTGGGCGGCCTCGCGCCGAACATGTCCACCACGGTGGCCGAGCGTGTGCGCACCATCCTGGAGAACCCGGGACACATCGGCGGAGCGGCCGTGTCCTCGCTGACGGGCATCCTGCTCACCTTCGCGTACCGGACGGGTGACGTGGCGCTCGTGCGCAGCCTGGCCACGCGCCTCGGCTGCATCACGTCGTACCGGGTGGCCGGACCGTTCGGGCCGGAGGCCATGACGGGCTTCGACCGCACGTACCCTGCGGCTGGGGTTGGGCCCATGGCCGACCGCTACGACTTGGGCGCCCGCCGCGGGGAGCAGCCCACGCGCACCCTCGAGACACGTGGCTGCGTCGCGTCGCTGGCGGAGGGCGCGGGTCGGAGCGGGCCGGGGACCACCTACGCCGAGGCGGTCGTGGAGATCCCCCGCAGCGGCGACTACTGGCTGCTGACCGACATCGGCGCCGCCTACGAGGTGTCGGTCGACGGGCGACGCGTGGCACGCGTCGATCGCCGCAGCGAGATGAGCGCGCGCCTACGCTTCGAGCGCGTGCGCTTGGATGCAGGCCGCCACGAGGTCGAGGTGCGCGTCACCGCGCGCGGCACGAACCCCGCCATCATGGTGGCGCTCATGGGCGACGACGGCCTCGCGCCTGCCGCGGAAGCGCCAGCGACCACGTACGAGCCTGCGCTCCCCAGCGGTACGGCCGCGTCGGAGCTCAGCGGCCTCTCGCTGTGGGTGGCCGTGCGCCAGGCGCTGGACCGCGGTGATGGCGTAGGCGCGCGTGAGTACGCGGCGCGCATGGGACAGCGACCGGGCGCCGCCATGCAGGCCCTCGCCATCCAAGTGGCCCAGAACGACCCGTTCCTGGCAGACCAGCAGCGCCAGACGCGCGTGCTCGGGCTCGTGCGCGCGCTCGCTGCGCGTGACGCGGCCATGTGGAACGCGGCGCTCCAAGACGCACGGCAGGCGGCCGGCGAGGGGCGTGACCAGGAGGCGCTCGCCACGGCGCGCCAGATGCACGAACGCTGGCCCAACATCGCACCCGTCACCATGTTTCTGATCGAGCTGGTCGTGCAGCGCGGCTGGGACGGAGAGGCGGACGGGCTCATCCAGGAGGCCATCGCGGCCATCCCGGGTGCGTGCAGCCCGCTCTATCAGGTGCTGTCGGGCGCCGAGCGCCGCGGTGTGGCGCGCGAGATCGACGCCGCGGTCGAGGCCATCGTCGCGTGCGACGCCACGTCGAGCGCGCGCTACCAGCGGCGCATGGCTCAGCGGCGCTGGGCCGAGGCGCGCACGGAGGTGGAGCGCCTGAGCGCGTTCGAGCCACCGCAAGCGCGCGGACTGCTGATCGGGTACCACCTCGAGCTCGCGCGCGCGACCAGCGACGAACGCCGCACCAACGAGTTGCTGCAGGAGCTGCGGGCGCTGACCCCGCGCGACGTCACCGTCGTGCAAGAGCTGGGCGACCGGCAATACGCGAGCGGGCACCGCGCCGACGCGCTGCGTACCTTCGAGGACGCACTCGAGCACGACCGTCCCGCCATGTTCTCGCTGGTGTACCCGCGGCGCGCGCTCTTCGCGCGTGACGAGCTGGCCGAGTTCCGCATCGACGGGGCACAGACGCTGCGCGACTTCGAGGCCAGCGGGCGCACCTACAGCGACCCCTCTGTGTTGGTGCTCGACTACATGGCCGTGCGCGCGTTCGAGGACGGCTCGCGCCTGTCGCTCACGCACAACATCTGGAAGATGCAGAGCGAGGAGGCCGTGGACGAGTTCGGCGAATTCGAGCCCCCCAACGGCGCGTACCTGCTGCGGCTGCAGACCGTGAAGGCCGACGGCACGCGCCTCGAGCCCGACCTGATCGAGGGCAAGGACACCATCTCCATGCCGAACCTCCAGGTGGGCGACTACGTGGAGTTCGAGTACATCCAGTATGTCCCGCCCTCGGGCGCCTACCCCAACGGCATGGTGGGCGGACGCTTCATGTTCCAGGGCTTCGAGAAGCCCTACGACCGGAGCGAGCTGGTGGTGGTGGTGCCCACCAGCATGGGCGAGCTGGTGGTGGACCCGCGCGGCCCCGCACCCCAGACGCAACGCGAGGTGCGCGGCGACGTCCAGGTGTACCGCTGGCGCGTGAACGAGAGCCGGCCGCTGGTGGCCGAGAACCACTCCATCTCGGCCTACGAGTTCCTGCCGTCCATCGGCTGGGGCATCGGCGCCAGCTGGGAGGAGCTGTTCGCGATGATGAACGACGAGCTCTCCGACAAGGACATCGTGGACCCCGCCGCGCGACGCCTGGCGCGGCGCATCGTGCAGGGCCAAGAGACGGTGCGCGGGCGGGCCATGGCCGTCTACCACTGGGTGACCGAGAACGTGGAGAGCACGCAGGGCGGCCTGTTCGACCAGGCGGCCATGATGCTGGCCGGACGGCGCGGCAACCGCACGCGGGTGATGCGCTACCTGCTTCGCCTGGCCGACGTGCCTGCCGACGTGGTGCTGGTGCGCGGCTTCGGTGGCGACCAGACACGCTCGCCGCTGCCCGACACGGACACCTACGACGACGTGCTGCTCCGCATCGGGAGCGGCGCGGAGACGATCTACACCACCGCGGTCGCGCGCGGGCTGTCCTTCGGCTACATCCCGCCGCACCTCGGAGGCCAGGACGCGGTCGTGCTCACCGCGACCGCGGAGCGCGTGACCGTTCCGCGCGCGCCACTCGAGCAAGACCGAAGCGCCGTTGACGCCGTCGTGCAGCTGATGCCGACGGGCGGCGCCACCATCCAGGTGCGCGAGACCTACGTCGCTGCCTCGGCGGCCAGCTGGCGCGAGAACCTGCGCGCCGTCCCTGCAGCCGAGCTGCGTGAGCGCTTCGAAGAGGGCTACGTGGCCCACATCGTTCCAGGCGCACGCATCACGGCGCTGCGCATCACCGGCCGTGAGGACCCCGAGGCGCCCCTGGTGCTGGAGTACACGTTCGAGGTGCCCGCGCTGGGCCGCATCCAGGGCGACCAGTGGCGCCTGCCGCCGCTCTTCGGCATCCGCCTCGCGAGCCGCTTCGCGGAGACGCCCACGCGCCAGACCACGCAGATCATCGGGCCCATCGCGACCGACGTGCGCATGCGTGTGATCGCGCCCCGCGGCGCGCCCGCCCCTACCCCTGGAGCAGACGCGAACCTCACTGGCGCAGGCGGCTCCGAGGTGCGTGTGGCCAGCACGGTCGAGGGCAACGCCACCACCGTCACCACCCGTGTGCGCGTGCCTCTCTCCCGCGTGGCCCCGGGCGACTACACGGCGTTCGCGGACTTCTGCCGCCGCGCCGACGACGCGCTCTCCCGGGAGCTGAGCATCCCGCTGCGCTGA
- a CDS encoding YdiU family protein: MTTADAPVFPFDNTYARELEGFYVRVSPAPFPDPQLVLLNEPLATELGLDVGALRAEGAAWLSGSRMPDGADALAQAYAGHQFGGLSPQLGDGRALLLGEVLDVHGRRRDIHLKGSGRTPFSRRGDGLATLGPVLREYILGEAMHHLGIPTTRALAAVRTGAMVRREGLLPGAVLARVASSHIRVGTFQFFAIRDDEAKLRELVRYTLARHYPHLVDDAQPALVLLRAAIETQARLIAQWMLVGFIHGVMNTDNMTLSGETIDYGPCAFMDAYHPGTVFSSIDQHGRYAYGNQPGIGQWNLARLAEALLPLLHADEPRAIELAQEELAAYPEIYTRAWLHGMRRKLGLLSDETASAKGSDEEDGLLAQSFLELLAQQRVDFTNGFRALSTVLCGEAHEASHLYTDVEAFDAWCAGWLARVTRDGAVDAGARAARAASMDRANPLYIPRNHKVEEALTAAVRGDLGPTERLLDVLARPFEARRGLGEYAAPAPVAFTEDYQTFCGT, encoded by the coding sequence ATGACCACGGCCGACGCACCTGTATTCCCCTTCGACAACACGTACGCCCGGGAGCTCGAGGGGTTCTACGTGCGCGTCTCACCAGCGCCGTTCCCGGACCCGCAGCTGGTCTTGCTCAACGAACCGCTGGCCACGGAGCTCGGCCTCGACGTGGGCGCGCTGCGCGCGGAGGGGGCCGCGTGGCTCAGCGGCAGCCGCATGCCGGATGGCGCCGACGCGCTCGCGCAGGCGTACGCTGGGCACCAGTTCGGAGGGCTCTCCCCACAGCTGGGCGACGGGCGCGCGCTCTTGCTGGGCGAGGTGCTGGACGTGCACGGTCGGCGCCGGGACATCCACCTCAAAGGCTCGGGCCGCACGCCCTTCTCGCGCCGTGGGGACGGCTTGGCCACGCTCGGGCCGGTGCTGCGCGAGTACATCCTGGGCGAGGCCATGCACCACCTGGGCATCCCCACCACGCGCGCGCTTGCGGCGGTACGCACCGGCGCGATGGTCCGGCGCGAAGGGCTCCTACCGGGTGCGGTGCTGGCGCGCGTCGCGTCCAGCCACATCCGCGTCGGGACGTTCCAGTTCTTCGCCATCCGCGACGACGAGGCCAAGCTGCGCGAACTGGTCCGCTACACCCTCGCGCGCCACTACCCGCACCTGGTGGACGACGCGCAGCCCGCGCTCGTCCTGTTGCGCGCGGCCATCGAGACGCAGGCGCGGCTCATCGCGCAGTGGATGCTGGTAGGCTTCATCCACGGGGTGATGAACACGGACAACATGACGCTGTCCGGCGAGACCATCGACTACGGCCCGTGCGCGTTCATGGACGCGTATCACCCCGGGACGGTGTTCAGCTCCATCGACCAGCACGGTCGCTACGCCTACGGGAACCAGCCGGGCATCGGCCAGTGGAACCTGGCGCGCCTGGCCGAGGCGCTGCTGCCGCTGCTGCACGCGGACGAGCCGCGCGCCATCGAGCTGGCCCAGGAGGAGCTGGCCGCGTACCCGGAGATCTACACGCGCGCCTGGCTGCACGGGATGCGCCGCAAGCTGGGGCTGCTGTCCGACGAGACGGCCTCCGCGAAGGGCTCCGACGAGGAGGATGGCCTCCTGGCGCAGTCGTTCTTGGAGCTGCTCGCCCAGCAGCGCGTGGACTTCACCAACGGCTTCCGGGCGCTGTCCACCGTGCTGTGCGGTGAGGCCCACGAGGCCAGCCACCTCTACACGGACGTCGAAGCCTTCGACGCGTGGTGCGCGGGCTGGCTCGCACGCGTCACGCGTGACGGCGCCGTCGACGCGGGCGCACGGGCCGCACGTGCGGCCAGCATGGACCGCGCCAACCCCCTCTACATCCCGCGCAACCACAAGGTGGAGGAGGCCCTCACGGCGGCGGTGCGCGGGGACCTCGGGCCCACGGAGCGCCTGCTGGACGTGCTCGCGCGCCCGTTCGAAGCGCGCCGCGGGCTCGGTGAGTACGCCGCGCCGGCGCCCGTGGCGTTCACGGAGGACTACCAGACCTTCTGCGGCACCTGA
- a CDS encoding alpha/beta fold hydrolase translates to MTAPSPRRRRVWRVLAVLLGLYAVYCGVLYRAQPLLFFPGAGAVATLPPPAGTRTLRLVHPDGVETDLWLRTPREDTHGPGPHPLVVVLHGNGDRIDRGADGVMRWLNELGFAVALPEYRGYGASQGEPGEEAVTADLVRAVDQLVALPEIDRERVVYFGTSLGTCFGGQLAARRPPAGLILRTPFLRTDLMALRRFAPPFLVSHPFRNDRALAGFPAPTLILQHTRDEVAPPDDSTALAALLPNATLVAIDALHNGPGDPAERAREDDAIVAFLARFR, encoded by the coding sequence ATGACCGCCCCTTCCCCCCGACGACGCCGCGTGTGGCGTGTGCTGGCCGTGCTCCTCGGGCTGTACGCGGTCTACTGCGGGGTGCTCTACCGCGCGCAGCCGCTGCTCTTCTTTCCGGGCGCAGGCGCGGTCGCGACCCTGCCGCCACCCGCGGGCACGCGCACGCTCCGCCTGGTGCACCCCGACGGCGTCGAGACGGACCTCTGGCTGCGCACGCCGCGCGAGGACACCCACGGGCCGGGGCCGCACCCGCTCGTCGTGGTGCTGCACGGCAACGGCGACCGCATCGACCGTGGCGCGGACGGGGTCATGAGGTGGCTCAACGAGCTTGGCTTCGCGGTGGCGTTGCCGGAGTACCGCGGCTACGGGGCCTCACAGGGAGAGCCCGGCGAAGAAGCCGTCACGGCGGACTTGGTGCGCGCCGTGGACCAGCTCGTCGCGCTGCCCGAGATCGACCGCGAGCGCGTCGTGTACTTCGGCACGTCGCTCGGCACCTGCTTCGGAGGTCAGCTCGCGGCGCGGCGGCCACCCGCGGGGCTCATCCTGCGTACACCGTTCCTGCGCACGGACCTCATGGCGCTGCGCCGCTTTGCGCCGCCTTTCCTGGTCTCGCACCCGTTCCGCAACGACCGGGCCCTCGCGGGCTTTCCCGCACCGACGCTCATCCTGCAGCACACGCGCGACGAGGTGGCTCCGCCCGACGACTCGACCGCGCTCGCCGCACTGCTACCGAACGCGACGCTGGTGGCCATCGACGCGCTGCACAACGGCCCCGGGGACCCAGCGGAGCGCGCCCGCGAGGACGACGCGATCGTCGCGTTTCTGGCGCGCTTCCGCTGA
- a CDS encoding TetR/AcrR family transcriptional regulator: MTLPPEKRRRRVPHQERARALVAAVLEASAHVLEVHGFEGATTARIAERAGVSVGSLYQYFGTKESVFDALTAELIERLLLAAAPVVAEPGGDVEDRVERALEAAFKVIAPYPTVLRQLAGATGTAFEARLTVFRLHAIELVSALLAGSESALDADEAAVRARMVVNASEGIVLNLTRADDAARIARESSRMFARYCAA; this comes from the coding sequence ATGACGCTCCCACCCGAAAAACGCCGACGAAGAGTGCCCCATCAGGAGCGTGCTCGCGCGCTGGTCGCGGCCGTGTTGGAGGCCTCCGCTCACGTTCTCGAGGTCCACGGCTTCGAGGGCGCGACCACCGCGCGCATCGCCGAGAGGGCCGGCGTGAGCGTGGGCTCGCTGTATCAGTACTTCGGCACCAAGGAGTCCGTGTTCGACGCGCTCACGGCCGAGCTCATCGAGCGGCTGTTGCTGGCCGCCGCGCCCGTGGTCGCCGAGCCGGGCGGAGACGTGGAGGACCGCGTGGAGCGCGCGCTCGAGGCCGCGTTCAAGGTCATCGCGCCATACCCCACCGTGCTGCGGCAGCTCGCGGGCGCGACCGGGACCGCGTTCGAGGCGCGCCTCACGGTCTTTCGGCTCCACGCCATCGAGCTGGTGAGCGCGCTGCTCGCGGGGTCCGAGTCCGCGCTGGACGCCGACGAGGCGGCCGTCCGCGCACGGATGGTGGTGAACGCGAGCGAGGGCATCGTCCTGAACCTGACGCGCGCGGACGACGCGGCACGCATCGCGCGCGAGTCGAGCCGCATGTTCGCGCGCTACTGCGCCGCGTAG
- a CDS encoding cytochrome P450, translated as MTNSECEPIPSVPTWPVLGALPYVITREGVVPGLSRMANRFRREGIFRVPLPGGTDLTFVCNADLAAEVVDDARWEKVLDPFMLRVRLLSGDGLFTAHSDEEAWSVAHRVLAPAFSGSAMADYFDAKLDVLNVLLDCWRRADAPVDVVGDTIKLTLETISLAGFDHRFGTFERPQLDPFLVALARGGQEIVDGAFRPRLSTWYESRKQRAFERDVAELHGLVDPVVAARRATPRAAWPNDLLSRMLSSPDPKTGEMLSDANVRYQILTFLIAGHETTAGLLALALHYVARDPALADSLRAEADEVVGRRAPRFEDVRALALSRRVLDETLRLHPTLPFISRGPKEDVRLGGRYDVRRGQAVALLLTAIQQDPAVWEDPLRFDPDRFLPERARKRPAHAYKPFGVGRRTCLGRSFALVEATLALTMIAQQFEFGDPGPLRLALSPVPRPRDFRLRLRARSARGADARGQAQHANPA; from the coding sequence ATGACGAACAGCGAATGTGAACCCATCCCGAGCGTCCCGACCTGGCCCGTGCTGGGCGCGCTCCCGTACGTCATCACCCGCGAGGGGGTCGTCCCTGGACTCTCGCGCATGGCGAACCGCTTTCGGCGGGAGGGCATCTTCCGCGTCCCGCTGCCAGGCGGCACCGACCTGACGTTCGTGTGCAACGCAGACCTGGCCGCCGAGGTGGTCGACGACGCGCGCTGGGAGAAGGTGCTCGACCCGTTCATGCTGCGCGTTCGCTTGCTCTCGGGCGACGGGCTGTTCACCGCACACTCGGACGAAGAGGCCTGGAGCGTCGCGCACAGGGTGCTCGCGCCGGCCTTCTCGGGCAGCGCGATGGCCGACTACTTCGACGCGAAGCTCGACGTGCTGAACGTGCTGCTCGACTGCTGGCGGCGCGCAGACGCTCCCGTCGACGTCGTAGGCGACACCATCAAGCTGACGCTCGAGACCATCTCGCTCGCGGGCTTCGATCACCGCTTCGGGACGTTCGAGCGCCCACAGCTCGACCCCTTCCTCGTAGCGCTGGCGCGCGGCGGGCAGGAGATCGTGGACGGCGCGTTCCGACCGCGGCTGAGCACGTGGTACGAGAGTCGCAAGCAGCGCGCGTTCGAGCGCGACGTCGCCGAGCTCCACGGGCTGGTGGACCCCGTGGTCGCCGCGCGACGCGCCACGCCCCGGGCGGCGTGGCCGAACGACCTGCTCTCGCGGATGCTGAGCAGCCCGGACCCGAAGACGGGCGAGATGCTGAGCGACGCGAACGTCCGCTACCAGATCCTCACCTTCCTCATCGCAGGGCACGAGACCACCGCCGGGCTGCTCGCGCTGGCGCTGCACTACGTGGCACGGGACCCAGCGCTGGCCGACTCCCTGCGCGCCGAGGCGGACGAGGTCGTGGGTCGTCGCGCTCCGCGGTTCGAGGACGTCCGCGCGCTCGCCCTCTCGCGACGCGTGCTGGACGAGACCCTGCGTCTCCACCCGACATTGCCCTTCATCTCGCGCGGCCCGAAGGAGGACGTGCGGCTGGGGGGCCGCTACGACGTCCGCCGCGGGCAGGCCGTGGCGCTGTTGCTCACCGCCATCCAGCAGGACCCCGCCGTCTGGGAAGACCCGCTGCGCTTCGACCCCGACCGCTTCCTGCCCGAGCGCGCCCGGAAGCGGCCCGCTCATGCGTACAAGCCGTTCGGCGTGGGCCGCCGCACGTGCCTCGGGCGCAGCTTCGCCCTCGTGGAGGCGACGCTGGCGCTGACGATGATCGCTCAGCAGTTCGAGTTCGGGGATCCGGGCCCCCTGCGGCTGGCACTCAGCCCGGTGCCCAGGCCGCGTGACTTTCGCCTGCGGCTGCGAGCGCGATCGGCGCGCGGGGCCGACGCCCGAGGGCAGGCACAGCACGCGAACCCCGCGTGA
- a CDS encoding DUF1361 domain-containing protein, whose translation MLIRRLFPLALCSGLAVALLFARMAFTGSTLFFVLGWNLFLAWVPLGLALCLERASRPGVRLGLFAAWLAFFPNAPYLVTDFIHLHHRAPVPLWYDVAFFATLALAGLFVGLASLEVVHRVLRRHTSSRVSWGVLLIISALSGYAIYLGRFLRWNSWDLLTRPLGVLGSLASDVTQVRPWGVSAVFGAMVFVSYVAYWSRQVVWVPGASNSEHSTP comes from the coding sequence ATGCTCATCCGACGTCTCTTCCCCCTCGCGCTCTGCAGCGGTCTGGCCGTGGCGCTCCTCTTCGCGCGCATGGCCTTCACGGGAAGCACGCTGTTCTTCGTGCTCGGGTGGAACCTGTTCCTCGCCTGGGTGCCGCTCGGGCTCGCCCTGTGCCTCGAGAGGGCCTCGCGGCCCGGCGTCCGGCTCGGCCTCTTCGCCGCGTGGCTCGCGTTCTTCCCCAACGCCCCGTACTTGGTCACCGACTTCATACACCTGCACCACCGCGCGCCGGTGCCGCTCTGGTACGACGTGGCGTTCTTCGCGACGCTCGCCCTCGCGGGGCTGTTCGTGGGGCTCGCGTCCCTCGAGGTGGTCCACCGCGTGCTGCGCCGTCACACCAGCTCGAGGGTGTCGTGGGGTGTGCTGCTCATCATCTCCGCGCTAAGCGGCTACGCCATCTATCTCGGGCGCTTCTTGCGCTGGAACAGCTGGGACCTGCTGACGCGGCCGCTCGGCGTGCTGGGCAGCCTGGCCAGCGACGTCACGCAGGTGCGCCCATGGGGCGTGAGCGCGGTCTTCGGAGCCATGGTCTTCGTCAGCTACGTCGCCTACTGGAGCCGACAGGTGGTCTGGGTCCCGGGGGCCTCCAACTCCGAGCACAGCACCCCGTAG
- a CDS encoding NAD-dependent epimerase/dehydratase family protein, which produces MTLAQFTPPEVPLTPTRTPDKVLVIGGTGHVGRVFLEQGLAMYGSDVEFRVLARSPRSADGIPASVKRAPGDIRDRESLRRACEGFTADSIVFDSSTFIDLSYTDPTGAIVGTNLDGPLNVLAVARELGCSLQKAHSQAGLAAPRSGSITEDTVSDPAQEEDVYAKVPYLLAKKQVTRELLAAQAEGARVMVSYLVTPWGPYSREDALTLNIIRMSLRFRRYVYPTGVGISYVDARDAAKAHWVAYMNDVHDHVVLSEPLTQREFVAHLGESAGVSLGMHGLSRRPMLAVGDVMDWLHQHALKTVTFPLSNAIVKLMFANNAYSSAKARALLGYAPRPSASTFGDHFQDLNNRGLLDTGAPRREVSIW; this is translated from the coding sequence ATGACGCTCGCTCAGTTCACTCCGCCCGAGGTCCCGCTCACGCCCACGCGCACACCCGACAAGGTGCTCGTCATCGGTGGCACCGGGCACGTCGGACGCGTCTTCCTGGAGCAGGGGCTCGCCATGTACGGCAGCGACGTGGAGTTCCGTGTGCTCGCACGCTCGCCCAGGTCGGCAGACGGGATCCCCGCCTCCGTGAAGCGCGCCCCCGGCGACATCCGCGACCGTGAGAGCCTGCGTCGCGCGTGCGAGGGGTTCACGGCAGACTCCATCGTCTTCGACTCGAGCACCTTCATCGACCTCTCGTACACGGACCCAACGGGAGCCATCGTAGGCACGAACCTGGACGGGCCGCTCAACGTGCTCGCCGTGGCGCGCGAGCTGGGCTGCTCGCTGCAGAAGGCGCACTCGCAGGCGGGCCTGGCCGCGCCGCGTAGCGGGAGCATCACGGAGGACACCGTCTCGGACCCCGCACAGGAGGAAGACGTGTACGCCAAGGTGCCCTACCTGCTGGCCAAGAAGCAGGTGACGCGCGAGCTGCTCGCGGCGCAGGCCGAGGGCGCGCGTGTGATGGTGAGCTACCTGGTCACGCCGTGGGGGCCCTACAGCCGCGAGGACGCGCTGACGCTGAACATCATCCGCATGAGCCTGCGCTTCCGTCGCTACGTCTACCCGACCGGTGTGGGCATCTCGTACGTGGACGCGCGCGACGCGGCGAAGGCGCACTGGGTGGCGTACATGAACGACGTGCACGACCACGTGGTGCTCAGCGAGCCGCTCACGCAGCGGGAGTTCGTCGCGCACCTCGGAGAGAGCGCGGGCGTGTCGCTGGGTATGCACGGGCTCTCGCGGCGCCCGATGCTCGCGGTGGGCGACGTGATGGACTGGCTGCACCAGCACGCGCTGAAGACCGTGACGTTCCCGCTCTCGAACGCCATCGTGAAGCTCATGTTCGCCAACAACGCGTACTCGTCGGCGAAGGCGCGCGCGCTGTTGGGCTACGCCCCGCGGCCCTCGGCGAGCACGTTCGGGGACCACTTCCAGGACCTGAACAACCGCGGCCTCCTGGATACCGGCGCGCCACGCCGCGAGGTCTCCATCTGGTAG